In the Streptomyces formicae genome, one interval contains:
- a CDS encoding kelch motif-containing protein has product MAYRPSKRTKKTLIGVGAGALLVGLNAPAALSFAEEQYYEYKIAQPGYKKKYGSWKQVGIPEEYRTNAIHAALLHTGKVLIVAGSGNEQKKFDAGSFDTILWDPKNDTFKKIDTPEDFFCSGHAQLPDGRLLVAGGTARYELLDGEVERAGGGMRVKNESPDKTVSIKKGTTFRSPSGVEYVSKFDVEVPKAKRDFEISYSKAGVMQPWKTKVKASEVRVFVEAKEPGRQAVTEKSAQYEIEGLAGEDADNAYGIAEKIDMEKQDFQGIKAAYEFDPKAEKYIPVDPMDKARWYPTLVGLEDGKVLAVSGLDDVGVIDPGDNEIYDPKTKQWSDGPKRYFPTYPALFLTKGGKLFYPASNAGYGPADKGREPGLWDLETNEFEKVPGLEDLDQTETSASVLLPPAQDQKVMIMGGGGVGESEKATRRTAVIDLKEDNPSFKTGPELPQGTRYLNSVLMPDDSVFTSNGSADYRGRSGSNILKAQFYDPRTNAFREAASPKVGRNYHSEALLLPDGRVATFGSDPLYDNEQNTKLGHFEQRMEIFTPPALHRGGKDRPVLGEGPEQLPADGRATFRTDHPENIASARLMRPSAVTHTTDVEQRSIALDVGKGKGAVTVDVPRDDAALVPPGWYMLFVTDKDGVSSEAKWIHVK; this is encoded by the coding sequence ATGGCCTACCGGCCCTCGAAGCGCACCAAGAAGACGCTCATCGGAGTCGGCGCGGGCGCGCTGCTCGTCGGACTGAACGCCCCCGCCGCGCTCTCCTTCGCCGAGGAGCAGTACTACGAGTACAAGATCGCCCAGCCCGGCTACAAGAAGAAGTACGGGTCGTGGAAACAGGTCGGCATTCCGGAGGAGTACCGCACCAACGCCATCCACGCGGCGCTCCTGCACACCGGCAAGGTCCTGATCGTGGCGGGCTCGGGCAACGAGCAGAAGAAGTTCGACGCGGGATCGTTCGACACGATCCTGTGGGACCCGAAGAACGACACGTTCAAGAAGATCGACACGCCGGAGGACTTCTTCTGCTCCGGACACGCCCAACTCCCCGACGGGCGCCTCCTGGTGGCGGGCGGCACCGCCCGCTACGAGCTGCTCGACGGCGAGGTGGAGCGCGCGGGCGGCGGCATGCGGGTGAAGAACGAGAGCCCGGACAAGACGGTGAGCATCAAGAAGGGCACCACGTTCCGTTCGCCTTCCGGCGTTGAGTACGTCAGCAAGTTCGACGTCGAAGTCCCCAAGGCGAAGCGGGACTTCGAGATCTCGTACTCCAAGGCCGGGGTGATGCAGCCCTGGAAGACGAAGGTCAAGGCGAGCGAGGTGCGGGTCTTCGTCGAGGCGAAGGAGCCGGGCAGGCAGGCGGTGACGGAGAAGTCGGCGCAGTACGAGATCGAGGGCCTCGCGGGCGAGGACGCGGACAACGCGTACGGCATCGCCGAGAAGATCGACATGGAGAAGCAGGACTTCCAGGGGATCAAGGCGGCGTACGAGTTCGACCCGAAGGCCGAGAAGTACATCCCGGTGGACCCGATGGACAAGGCCCGCTGGTACCCCACGCTGGTGGGTCTGGAGGACGGCAAGGTGCTCGCGGTCTCCGGACTCGACGACGTGGGCGTCATCGACCCGGGCGACAACGAGATCTACGACCCGAAGACGAAGCAGTGGTCGGACGGCCCCAAGCGGTACTTCCCGACCTACCCCGCGCTCTTCCTCACCAAGGGCGGAAAGCTCTTCTACCCGGCGTCGAACGCGGGCTACGGCCCCGCCGACAAGGGCAGGGAGCCGGGCCTGTGGGACCTGGAGACGAACGAGTTCGAGAAGGTCCCCGGTCTCGAGGACCTCGACCAGACCGAGACCTCGGCGTCCGTGCTGCTGCCGCCCGCGCAGGATCAGAAGGTGATGATCATGGGCGGCGGCGGGGTCGGCGAGTCGGAGAAGGCGACGCGCCGCACGGCGGTCATCGACCTCAAGGAGGACAACCCGTCCTTCAAGACGGGACCCGAACTCCCGCAGGGCACCCGGTACTTGAACAGCGTGCTCATGCCGGACGACTCGGTGTTCACGTCCAACGGCTCCGCGGACTACCGGGGCCGCAGCGGGAGCAACATCCTCAAGGCGCAGTTCTACGACCCCAGGACCAACGCCTTCCGCGAGGCCGCGTCACCCAAGGTGGGCCGCAACTACCACTCCGAGGCGCTGCTGCTGCCCGACGGACGGGTCGCCACGTTCGGCTCCGACCCGCTCTACGACAACGAACAGAACACCAAGCTCGGCCACTTCGAGCAGCGCATGGAGATCTTCACGCCGCCCGCGTTGCACCGGGGCGGGAAGGACCGCCCGGTCCTCGGCGAGGGTCCCGAGCAGCTCCCTGCGGACGGTAGGGCGACGTTCCGCACCGACCACCCCGAGAACATCGCGTCGGCCCGGCTGATGCGCCCGAGCGCGGTGACGCACACGACGGACGTGGAACAGCGCTCGATCGCCCTCGACGTCGGCAAGGGCAAGGGCGCGGTGACCGTGGACGTGCCGAGGGACGACGCGGCGCTCGTGCCGCCCGGCTGGTACATGCTGTTCGTCACGGACAAGGACGGGGTTTCGTCCGAGGCGAAGTGGATTCATGTGAAGTGA
- a CDS encoding glycoside hydrolase family 6 protein: MHRLLRTCTALAALTALGLAAGCSSGSGSGPQEASAVRGPATDGTPAPGGAFWVDPDSAAARQVKQWQEQGRDRDAEVLKRISEQPVAVWPAGDDPAPDIKEATGGAAAEGRTAVLVAYNIPHRDCGQHSAGGAGSADYYRTWVDSFADAIGTAPALVVLEPDAVPHIVDGCTPAEYHADRFALLSDAIQRLKRQPKTKVYLDAGNPGWISDARKLTEPLQKAGIARADGFSLNVSNFQDDETTKAYGRTLSATVGGKHFVMDTSRNGKGPLVGDRQDAWCNPPGRGLGTPPTDHTGDPLLDAVLWIKRPGDSDGPCRGGPAAGQWWPDYALGLARNAKPTP, translated from the coding sequence ATGCACCGGCTGCTCCGCACCTGCACGGCACTCGCCGCCCTGACCGCCCTCGGGCTCGCGGCGGGCTGCTCATCGGGCTCCGGGTCAGGGCCGCAGGAGGCGTCCGCCGTGCGCGGCCCCGCCACCGACGGCACCCCGGCGCCCGGCGGCGCCTTCTGGGTCGATCCGGACAGCGCCGCCGCCCGCCAGGTCAAGCAGTGGCAGGAGCAGGGCCGCGACCGGGACGCCGAGGTGCTCAAGCGGATCTCCGAGCAGCCGGTGGCGGTCTGGCCCGCCGGGGACGACCCGGCGCCCGACATCAAGGAGGCGACGGGGGGCGCGGCGGCCGAAGGGCGCACGGCGGTGCTCGTCGCCTACAACATTCCGCACCGCGACTGCGGCCAGCACTCGGCGGGCGGCGCGGGCAGCGCCGACTACTACCGGACCTGGGTGGACTCCTTCGCCGACGCGATCGGCACCGCGCCCGCCCTGGTCGTCCTCGAACCGGACGCGGTCCCGCACATCGTGGACGGCTGCACCCCCGCCGAGTACCACGCCGACCGCTTCGCGCTGCTCTCCGACGCCATCCAGCGGCTCAAGCGGCAGCCGAAGACGAAGGTCTATCTGGACGCGGGCAACCCCGGCTGGATCTCCGACGCGCGCAAGCTCACCGAGCCGCTCCAGAAGGCGGGCATCGCGCGGGCCGACGGGTTCTCGCTGAACGTCTCCAACTTCCAGGACGACGAGACGACGAAGGCGTACGGCCGGACGCTCTCGGCCACCGTCGGCGGCAAGCACTTCGTGATGGACACCAGCCGCAACGGCAAGGGGCCCCTGGTGGGCGACCGCCAGGACGCCTGGTGCAACCCGCCGGGGCGGGGTCTTGGCACCCCGCCCACCGACCACACCGGCGATCCGCTCCTCGACGCCGTCCTGTGGATCAAGCGCCCCGGCGACTCGGACGGGCCGTGCCGGGGCGGCCCCGCGGCGGGGCAGTGGTGGCCGGACTACGCGCTGGGGCTCGCCAGGAACGCGAAGCCGACCCCGTAA
- a CDS encoding ArsR/SmtB family transcription factor: MPFHIHFGQDDLLRCRFAVSPLWETQEAVRTLKRRDRHGYHPHWLRRIRAASRELDLSGLWLLMPQRGHSPDFLGPPPIGPAARFEEEIAGVRASDPGAAREDLARALACTPGAAESARGRALLADPAGAVRELADALEAAWHALIEPDWPRLRALLEADVAFHSRRLAEVGLGGLLPELDRRLSWDAGTLTVEWHEEHVRHLAGQGLVLIPSVFSWPDVISGFDPPWQPTLAYPVRGIAGLWAEPSERTPAALVRLLGRGRATVLAALDAPATTSTLAHRLGLAPSTVSAHLGALRGAGLLVSRRYGHQVLYECTPLGIALVTGGGVAQGRD; this comes from the coding sequence ATGCCGTTCCACATCCACTTCGGGCAGGACGATCTGCTGCGCTGCCGGTTCGCGGTGTCGCCGCTGTGGGAGACGCAGGAGGCGGTGCGGACGCTCAAGCGGCGCGACCGGCACGGCTACCACCCGCACTGGCTGCGCCGCATCCGGGCGGCGAGCCGGGAGCTCGACCTCAGCGGCCTGTGGCTGCTCATGCCGCAGCGCGGGCACTCCCCCGACTTCCTCGGGCCGCCGCCGATCGGGCCCGCCGCCCGTTTCGAGGAGGAGATCGCGGGTGTCCGCGCGTCCGACCCCGGGGCGGCGAGGGAGGATCTGGCGCGGGCGCTCGCCTGTACGCCGGGGGCCGCGGAGTCGGCAAGGGGGCGGGCGCTGCTGGCCGATCCCGCGGGGGCGGTGCGGGAGCTGGCGGATGCCCTGGAGGCCGCCTGGCACGCGTTGATCGAGCCGGACTGGCCGCGTCTGCGGGCGCTCCTGGAGGCGGATGTCGCCTTCCACTCGCGGCGGCTCGCGGAGGTCGGGCTCGGCGGGCTGCTCCCCGAGCTCGACCGGCGGCTGTCGTGGGACGCGGGCACGCTGACCGTGGAGTGGCACGAGGAGCACGTGCGGCATCTGGCGGGGCAGGGCCTGGTCCTGATCCCGAGCGTCTTCTCGTGGCCCGACGTGATCAGCGGGTTCGATCCGCCGTGGCAGCCGACGCTCGCCTATCCGGTGCGGGGCATCGCGGGGCTGTGGGCGGAGCCGTCGGAGCGTACGCCCGCGGCGCTCGTGCGGCTGCTCGGCCGGGGGCGCGCCACGGTGCTTGCCGCGCTCGACGCGCCCGCCACCACGTCGACGCTCGCGCACCGGCTGGGGCTCGCGCCGTCGACCGTGTCGGCGCACCTGGGGGCGCTGCGGGGCGCCGGGCTCCTGGTGTCGCGGCGGTACGGGCACCAGGTGCTCTACGAGTGCACGCCCCTGGGCATCGCGCTCGTCACCGGGGGCGGTGTGGCACAAGGGCGGGATTAG
- a CDS encoding MFS transporter — MPAEPTGYTRVFAVREFRTVFAAHAFSLLGVVVSEIALTVLVYRLTGSPLLSALTFALGMLPYLVGGTLLSGIADRYPPRRVLVVCDLLCAACAALMALPATPVAVLLALRAVNALVAPVFNGTRMTTLTDVLGDGDLFVLGRSLLRIVSQSSVLVGFGLGGVLLTFVPPRGALVITVATFALSALLLRCGTKRRPAREGRGGGTLVRYSLGGTRQVLADRRVRALLLLFWAPPLFMVAPEVLAAPYADEIGIGVAGVGLLMCALPVGTIAAELYVGSALSAAARARVVLPLAALTLLPLAVYALTPGLVWAVAALVVAGAGSAYTLGLDRWFVDAVPDELRGRAMTVHTAGLMTVQGAGMALAGLAAEFFAVSTVVAAAGVLGTLCCLLLVAEVRRTAPRPVPAAREHAPELRDGADHHVTDG, encoded by the coding sequence ATGCCAGCAGAGCCCACCGGGTACACCCGTGTCTTCGCCGTACGCGAGTTCCGCACCGTCTTCGCCGCGCACGCCTTCTCCCTGCTCGGCGTCGTCGTCAGCGAGATCGCCCTGACCGTGCTCGTCTACCGGCTCACCGGATCACCGCTCCTGAGCGCCCTCACCTTCGCGCTCGGGATGCTCCCCTACCTCGTCGGCGGGACGCTCCTGTCCGGGATCGCCGACCGGTACCCGCCACGCCGGGTCCTCGTCGTCTGCGACCTGCTCTGCGCGGCCTGCGCCGCCCTCATGGCACTGCCCGCGACCCCCGTCGCCGTGCTCCTCGCGCTGCGCGCCGTCAACGCCCTCGTCGCCCCCGTCTTCAACGGCACCCGCATGACCACCCTCACCGACGTCCTCGGCGACGGCGACCTCTTCGTCCTCGGCCGCTCCCTGCTGCGGATCGTCTCGCAGAGTTCCGTCCTCGTCGGTTTCGGCCTCGGCGGCGTCCTCCTCACCTTCGTCCCGCCGCGCGGCGCGCTCGTCATCACCGTCGCCACCTTCGCCCTCTCCGCACTCCTCCTGCGCTGCGGCACGAAGCGGCGGCCCGCGCGCGAGGGCCGGGGCGGCGGGACGCTGGTGCGGTACTCGCTCGGCGGCACCCGGCAGGTGCTCGCCGACCGCCGCGTCCGCGCCCTGCTCCTGCTCTTCTGGGCGCCGCCCCTGTTCATGGTCGCCCCCGAAGTGCTCGCCGCCCCCTACGCGGACGAGATCGGCATCGGCGTCGCGGGCGTCGGCCTGCTGATGTGCGCCCTGCCGGTGGGCACCATCGCCGCCGAGCTGTACGTGGGCTCCGCGCTGTCCGCCGCCGCGCGCGCCCGCGTCGTCCTGCCCCTCGCCGCGCTCACCCTGCTCCCGCTCGCCGTGTACGCGCTCACCCCCGGCCTCGTCTGGGCCGTCGCCGCACTGGTCGTCGCGGGCGCCGGATCGGCGTACACCCTGGGCCTCGACCGCTGGTTCGTCGACGCGGTCCCCGACGAACTGCGCGGCCGCGCGATGACCGTGCACACGGCGGGCCTCATGACCGTCCAGGGCGCGGGGATGGCGCTCGCGGGCCTGGCGGCCGAGTTCTTCGCGGTGAGCACGGTGGTCGCCGCCGCGGGTGTGCTCGGTACGCTCTGCTGTCTGCTCCTGGTGGCCGAGGTGCGGCGCACCGCGCCCCGTCCCGTGCCTGCCGCACGGGAACATGCGCCCGAATTGCGAGACGGGGCTGACCACCATGTGACCGACGGGTAA
- a CDS encoding MarR family winged helix-turn-helix transcriptional regulator codes for MPKPLSLPFDPIARADELWKQRWGSVPAMGAITSIMRAHQILLAEVDAVVKPYGLTFARYEALVLLTFSQAGELPMSKIGERLMVHPTSVTNTVDRLVKSGLVDKRPNPNDGRGTLASITEKGREVVESATRELMAMDFGLGVYDAEECGEIFAMLRPLRVAAEDFEEK; via the coding sequence GTGCCGAAGCCGCTCAGCCTCCCCTTCGATCCCATCGCCCGCGCCGACGAGCTCTGGAAGCAGCGCTGGGGTTCGGTCCCGGCGATGGGCGCGATCACCTCGATCATGCGCGCGCACCAGATCCTGCTCGCCGAGGTCGACGCGGTCGTCAAGCCGTACGGACTCACCTTCGCGCGGTACGAGGCGCTGGTCCTGCTCACGTTCTCGCAGGCCGGGGAGTTGCCGATGTCGAAGATCGGCGAGCGGCTCATGGTCCACCCGACGTCGGTCACCAACACGGTGGACCGGCTCGTGAAGTCCGGCCTCGTCGACAAGCGCCCCAACCCGAACGACGGCCGCGGCACGCTCGCCTCCATCACGGAGAAGGGCCGCGAGGTCGTCGAGTCGGCGACGCGCGAACTGATGGCGATGGACTTCGGGCTCGGGGTGTACGACGCGGAGGAGTGCGGGGAGATCTTCGCGATGCTGAGGCCCTTGCGGGTGGCGGCGGAGGACTTCGAGGAGAAGTAG
- a CDS encoding DUF3817 domain-containing protein, with protein sequence MKSSVLTRYRVMAYVTAVMLLILCACMVAKYGFDKGEGLTLVVSQVHGVLYIIYLIFAFDLGSKAKWPFGKLLWVLVSGTIPTAAFFVERNVVRDVEPLITDGSPVTAKA encoded by the coding sequence ATGAAATCCAGCGTGCTGACCCGCTACCGGGTGATGGCTTACGTCACCGCCGTCATGCTCCTCATCCTGTGCGCCTGCATGGTGGCCAAGTACGGCTTCGACAAGGGCGAGGGCCTGACGCTCGTCGTCTCCCAGGTCCACGGCGTGCTCTACATCATCTACCTGATCTTCGCCTTCGACCTGGGCTCCAAGGCGAAGTGGCCGTTCGGCAAGCTCCTGTGGGTGCTCGTCTCCGGCACGATCCCGACGGCCGCGTTCTTCGTCGAGCGCAACGTCGTCCGCGACGTCGAGCCGCTGATCACCGACGGCTCCCCGGTCACCGCCAAGGCGTAA
- a CDS encoding acyl-CoA mutase large subunit family protein produces MDADAIEEGRLRWQARYDKARKRDADFTTLSGDPVEPVYGPRPGDSYDGFERIGWPGEYPFTRGLYPTGYRGRTWTIRQFAGFGNAEQTNERYKMILANGGGGLSVAFDMPTLMGRDSDDPRSLGEVGHCGVAIDSAADMEVLFKDIPLGDVTTSMTISGPAVPVFCMYLVAAERQGVDPGVLNGTLQTDIFKEYIAQKEWLFQPEPHLRLIGDLMEHCARDIPAYKPLSVSGYHIREAGATAAQELAYTLADGFGYVELGLSRGLDVDVFAPGLSFFFDAHLDFFEEIAKFRAARRIWARWLRDVYGARTDKAQWLRFHTQTAGVSLTAQQPYNNVVRTAVEALSAVLGGTNSLHTNALDETLALPSEQAAEIALRTQQVLMEETGVANVADPLGGSWYVEQLTDRIEADAEKVFEQIKERGRRAHPDGQHPIGPITSGILRGIEDGWFTGEIAESAFQYQQSLEKGDKRVVGVNVHHGSVTGDLEILRVSHEVERDQVSELAERKGRRDDAKVRASLDRMLAAAREGSNMIAPMLDAVRAEATLGEICGVLRDEWGVYVEPPGF; encoded by the coding sequence ATGGACGCTGACGCGATCGAGGAAGGCCGCCTCCGCTGGCAGGCCCGTTACGACAAGGCCCGCAAGCGCGACGCGGACTTCACCACGCTCTCCGGCGACCCGGTCGAGCCCGTTTACGGGCCCCGCCCCGGCGACTCGTACGACGGCTTCGAGCGGATCGGCTGGCCCGGGGAGTACCCCTTCACGCGCGGGCTCTACCCCACCGGGTACCGGGGCAGGACCTGGACCATCCGCCAGTTCGCGGGCTTCGGCAACGCCGAGCAGACGAACGAGCGCTACAAGATGATCCTGGCCAACGGCGGCGGCGGGCTCTCCGTCGCCTTCGACATGCCGACCCTGATGGGCCGCGACTCCGACGACCCGCGCTCGCTCGGCGAGGTCGGGCACTGCGGCGTCGCCATCGACTCCGCCGCCGACATGGAGGTCCTCTTCAAGGACATCCCGCTCGGCGACGTGACGACGTCCATGACGATCAGCGGGCCCGCCGTGCCGGTCTTCTGCATGTACCTCGTCGCCGCCGAGCGCCAGGGCGTCGACCCCGGCGTCCTCAACGGCACGCTGCAGACCGACATCTTCAAGGAGTACATCGCGCAGAAGGAGTGGCTCTTCCAGCCCGAGCCGCACCTGCGCCTCATCGGCGACCTGATGGAGCACTGCGCGCGCGACATCCCCGCGTACAAGCCGCTCTCGGTCTCCGGCTACCACATCCGCGAGGCCGGGGCGACGGCCGCGCAGGAGCTCGCGTACACCCTCGCCGACGGCTTCGGGTACGTGGAGCTGGGTCTCTCGCGCGGCCTCGACGTCGACGTCTTCGCGCCGGGGCTCTCCTTCTTCTTCGACGCGCACCTCGACTTCTTCGAGGAGATCGCCAAGTTCCGCGCCGCGCGCCGCATCTGGGCGCGGTGGCTGCGCGACGTCTACGGCGCGCGGACCGACAAGGCGCAGTGGCTGCGCTTCCACACGCAGACGGCCGGTGTCTCGCTCACCGCGCAGCAGCCGTACAACAACGTCGTGCGCACGGCGGTCGAGGCGCTCTCCGCGGTCCTCGGCGGCACCAACTCCCTGCACACCAACGCCCTCGACGAGACCCTCGCCCTGCCGAGCGAGCAGGCCGCGGAGATCGCGCTGCGTACGCAGCAGGTGCTCATGGAGGAGACCGGCGTCGCCAACGTCGCCGACCCGCTGGGCGGTTCCTGGTACGTCGAGCAGCTCACCGACCGCATCGAGGCCGACGCGGAGAAGGTCTTCGAGCAGATCAAGGAGCGGGGGCGCAGGGCCCATCCGGACGGGCAGCACCCCATCGGGCCGATCACCTCGGGCATCCTGCGGGGCATCGAGGACGGCTGGTTCACCGGCGAGATCGCCGAGTCCGCCTTCCAGTACCAGCAGTCCCTGGAGAAGGGCGACAAGCGGGTCGTGGGCGTGAACGTCCACCACGGCTCCGTCACCGGTGACCTGGAGATCCTGCGGGTCTCCCACGAGGTGGAGCGGGACCAGGTCAGCGAGCTCGCGGAGCGCAAGGGGCGGCGGGACGACGCGAAGGTCCGTGCCTCGCTGGACCGGATGCTGGCCGCGGCCCGCGAGGGCTCGAACATGATCGCGCCCATGCTGGACGCGGTGCGGGCCGAGGCGACGCTCGGAGAGATCTGCGGAGTCCTCCGGGACGAGTGGGGCGTCTACGTGGAGCCGCCGGGCTTCTAG
- a CDS encoding alpha/beta fold hydrolase — protein MSSNGHARTAAFAIGAATCTVLGALLVGGSGEVSASPPPEPKVQDEFDSLGPAVRAAKLSDGRTAHYSDTGEKDGKPVLFIGGTGTSARASHMTDFFRSTREDLGLRLISVERNGFGDTDYDKKLGKADFAKDAIEVLDKIGVDDVSVIAISGGGPYAAELAARAPGRISQLHLAAALPPYGDKPAYCGLSDDALAAAVKDQIKDPRKWWAFPDDSPVKSIPGFADTAYEEGARTYNQRGQQADPAPQVHEQKLYCQRPGPDLSKLDAPVYLYGGKKDTTVPPSTLKTWQEALPGKAKVRTYADSGHDVQYRHWDQILVDLAGHGDRTVVCKGGRTRVLVAREADRFVDKGKATLGSCAWVKKK, from the coding sequence TTGAGCTCGAACGGTCACGCCCGCACCGCCGCCTTCGCGATAGGCGCCGCCACCTGCACCGTTCTCGGTGCGCTGCTCGTCGGCGGCTCCGGTGAAGTCAGTGCGAGCCCGCCGCCCGAGCCGAAGGTTCAGGACGAGTTCGATTCGCTCGGCCCCGCGGTGCGGGCGGCCAAGCTCTCCGACGGGCGCACGGCGCACTACTCGGACACCGGTGAGAAGGACGGCAAGCCCGTGCTGTTCATCGGCGGCACCGGCACCAGCGCCCGTGCGTCGCACATGACGGACTTCTTCCGTTCGACGCGCGAGGACCTGGGCCTGCGGCTCATCTCCGTGGAGCGCAACGGCTTCGGCGACACCGACTACGACAAGAAGCTGGGCAAGGCCGACTTCGCGAAGGACGCCATCGAGGTCCTCGACAAGATCGGCGTCGACGACGTCTCGGTGATCGCGATCTCCGGTGGCGGCCCCTACGCCGCCGAGCTCGCCGCGCGGGCCCCCGGCCGGATCTCGCAGCTCCACCTCGCGGCCGCCTTGCCGCCCTACGGTGACAAGCCGGCCTACTGCGGCCTGTCCGACGACGCGCTCGCCGCCGCCGTCAAGGACCAGATCAAGGACCCGCGCAAGTGGTGGGCCTTCCCCGACGACAGCCCGGTGAAGTCGATTCCCGGCTTCGCCGACACCGCGTACGAGGAGGGAGCGCGCACCTACAACCAGCGCGGCCAGCAGGCCGACCCGGCGCCGCAGGTGCACGAGCAGAAGCTGTACTGCCAGCGCCCCGGGCCCGACCTGTCGAAGCTGGACGCCCCCGTCTACCTCTACGGCGGCAAGAAGGACACCACCGTGCCGCCGTCGACGCTGAAGACGTGGCAGGAGGCGCTGCCGGGCAAGGCGAAGGTGCGGACGTACGCCGACTCCGGCCATGACGTGCAGTACCGGCACTGGGACCAGATCCTGGTCGATCTGGCCGGGCACGGGGACCGTACGGTCGTGTGCAAGGGCGGCAGGACGCGGGTGCTCGTCGCGCGTGAGGCCGACCGGTTCGTCGACAAGGGCAAGGCCACGCTGGGCAGCTGCGCCTGGGTCAAGAAGAAGTAG
- a CDS encoding sensor histidine kinase: MSARRRLGARWQRRRPLRTRLALMAAAAVALVAIGVCAAAFFVIRYKLYQQLDQNLAQSAGLIAQQHRIEGPGVVTGECRFLGAPACSQIVPEDSADDPSKPYLLPVTQPTRRVAAGQQAPYYSNFTLPGGKPGRMYTTTFGKDGEAVQVALRADIAERGVSQAASLLAAVGGAGVLLSGLGGYWVSRTGLAPITRLTATAERIAATRDARHRIELPPGPPGREGHQDEVTRLAATFNTMLAELEESVAARRRLVADASHELRTPLTALRTNAELLAKAERLTDAQRDRASGALGRQLREVTGLVNDLIELAREEEPQPLLEEVRLAPLVAHGVDAARGHWPAVPFGLQVAPEAADLSVPGVPARLSRLLTNLLDNAAKFSPPGAPVEVALTPTSLTVRDHGPGIAEEDLPYVFDRFYRAEKARALPGSGLGLAMARQIAHAHGAELTAERAPGGGALFRLTLPASS; this comes from the coding sequence GTGAGCGCCCGGCGCAGGCTCGGCGCGCGCTGGCAGCGCCGCAGGCCGCTGCGCACCCGACTGGCGCTGATGGCGGCCGCCGCCGTCGCACTGGTGGCGATCGGGGTGTGCGCCGCCGCGTTCTTCGTGATCCGCTACAAGCTCTACCAGCAACTCGACCAGAACCTCGCGCAGTCCGCCGGGCTCATCGCCCAGCAGCACCGCATCGAGGGGCCCGGCGTCGTGACGGGCGAGTGCCGCTTCCTGGGCGCCCCCGCCTGCTCGCAGATCGTCCCCGAGGACTCCGCGGACGACCCGTCGAAGCCGTACCTGCTGCCCGTGACGCAGCCGACCCGCCGCGTCGCCGCCGGTCAACAGGCCCCGTACTACTCGAACTTCACCCTCCCCGGCGGTAAGCCGGGGCGGATGTACACCACCACGTTCGGCAAGGACGGCGAGGCCGTCCAGGTCGCCCTGCGCGCCGACATCGCCGAACGCGGCGTCAGCCAGGCCGCGTCCCTGCTCGCCGCCGTGGGCGGCGCCGGAGTGCTGCTCTCCGGACTCGGCGGCTACTGGGTCTCGCGCACCGGCCTCGCACCGATCACCCGCCTCACCGCCACCGCCGAACGCATCGCGGCCACCCGCGACGCCCGCCACCGCATCGAACTGCCCCCCGGCCCGCCGGGACGCGAAGGCCACCAGGACGAAGTCACCCGCCTGGCCGCCACGTTCAACACCATGCTCGCCGAACTGGAGGAGTCCGTCGCGGCCCGCCGCCGCCTGGTCGCCGACGCCTCGCACGAGCTGCGCACGCCGCTCACCGCACTGCGTACGAACGCCGAACTCCTCGCCAAGGCCGAGCGCCTGACGGATGCTCAGCGCGACCGGGCGTCCGGCGCGCTCGGCCGCCAACTGCGCGAAGTCACCGGGCTCGTCAACGACTTGATCGAACTGGCCAGGGAGGAGGAGCCTCAGCCCCTCCTGGAGGAAGTGCGGCTCGCTCCCCTGGTCGCCCACGGGGTCGACGCCGCCCGCGGCCACTGGCCCGCCGTCCCCTTCGGCCTCCAGGTCGCACCGGAGGCGGCGGACCTCAGCGTCCCCGGCGTACCGGCGCGCCTGTCACGGCTGCTCACCAACCTGCTCGACAACGCCGCCAAGTTCAGCCCGCCCGGCGCCCCCGTCGAGGTCGCGCTGACCCCCACGTCCCTGACCGTGCGCGACCACGGCCCCGGCATCGCCGAGGAGGACCTGCCCTACGTCTTCGACCGCTTCTACCGCGCCGAGAAGGCCCGCGCCCTGCCGGGATCGGGCCTCGGCCTCGCGATGGCACGCCAGATCGCGCACGCGCACGGCGCGGAGCTGACGGCGGAACGGGCCCCGGGCGGCGGCGCGCTGTTCCGTCTGACCCTGCCCGCTTCTTCTTGA